In the Styela clava chromosome 8, kaStyClav1.hap1.2, whole genome shotgun sequence genome, one interval contains:
- the LOC120346305 gene encoding L-threonine 3-dehydrogenase, mitochondrial-like, which yields MASLASKRGAVLIGNAKYISFITTSSRHASLVSTSRKSSTSPTRKSRFIDYREDVQKPRVIITGGLGQLGQGLAESLRRQFGSENVLLTDIKKPSQNILESGPFAFADVLDTRNLRELVVNHGADWFVHYSALLSSIGESNVPLAMKVNIQSVHNVLELAREFNLRLFIPSTIGAFGPDSPRDPTPDICVQRPKTIYGVAKVHAELMGEYYHHRFGVDFRSLRYPGIISADTEPGGGTTDYAVDIFHSALDNESFQCNLNPDTRLPMMYIDDCIKGTVQFMHVPSQMMKLRTYNVNSMSFTPEEIALEIRKHIPKFKMSYKVIPMLQKIADDWPKKFEDTNARNDWAWSHDYDIEDLVHVMLEKLRMKRHLQNGGNVKTAA from the exons ATGGCTAGTTTGGCTTCCAAAAGAGGAGCTGTACTTATCGGTAAcgcaaaatatatttcattcattacTACATCATCAAGACATGCTTCATTGGTGTCAACGTCAAGAAAATCATCCACGTCACCAACAAGAAAGTCACGCTTCATTGATTACAGAGAAGATGTTCAGAAACCGAGAGTCATTATTACag GAGGTCTAGGACAACTTGGTCAAGGATTGGCAGAAAGTCTTCGACGTCAATTTGGAAGTGAAAACGTTTTGTTGACCGATATAAAGAAACCTTCACAGAATATACTTGAGTCAG GTCCATTTGCCTTCGCAGACGTACTGGACACCCGTAATCTACGAGAGTTAGTTGTGAACCACGGGGCGGATTGGTTTGTCCATTACAGCGCTCTCTTGAGCTCTATTGGAGAAAGCAACGTTCCTTTGGCGATGAAAGTCAATATACAATCTGTTCACAACGTATTGGAACTTG CTCGAGAATTCAATCTTCGGTTATTCATTCCGAGTACAATCGGTGCTTTCGGTCCGGATTCTCCACGTGACCCGACTCCGGATATCTGTGTGCAAAGACCAAAGACTATTTACGGCGTTGCAAAAGTTCATGCTGAATTGATGGGAGAG tattatCATCATCGGTTTGGAGTCGACTTTCGTAGTTTGAGATATCCGGGAATCATCTCAGCAGATACGGAACCTGGTGGCGGAACAACAG aCTACGCCGTCGACATATTTCACTCCGCTCTGGATAATGAAAGTTTTCAATGTAATTTGAATCCCGATACCAGGTTGCCGATGATGTACATTGACGACTGTATAAAAGGAACGGTTCAG TTCATGCACGTTCCAAGTCAAATGATGAAACTGCGAACGTACAACGTGAATTCGATGAGTTTCACCCCAGAAGAAATCGCTCTCGAAATTAGAAAACATATTCCGAAGTTTAAAATGTCCTACAAAGTCATTCCAATGTTGCAGAAAATCG CTGACGATTGGCCGAAGAAATTTGAGGATACAAACGCTCGCAATGATTGGGCTTGGTCGCATGATTATGATATTGAAGACTTAGTTCACGTAATGCTGGAAAAACTAAGAATGAAGCGACACCTTCAGAATGGCGGCAATGTGAAAACGGCGGCTTAG
- the LOC120345818 gene encoding bifunctional protein GlmU-like, with protein MSCYRSGAFEEYRSQIIKKKHHLLAHCEYWPLGIFYTSVCANYCFAIESEFVLFARLHVVDIKRMSDTGDRKSSCGSSLTCHALRLRPGQNITDEIVRYVKENELKAAFILTCCGSVTKATIRMANASSTNTNEIKTLDGRHEITSLVGTVCNSGDFHLHVTLGDVAGNAVAGHVIGDMEVFTTAEIVLGECNGLSFTREFDKETGFDELLIGKRN; from the coding sequence ATGTCATGTTATCGTAGTGGAGCGTTTGAGGAATACAGgtcacaaattataaaaaaaaaacatcatttaTTAGCACATTGCGAGTATTGGCCATTGGGTATATTTTATACATCTGTTTGTGCTAATTACTGTTTTGCGATTGAGTCTGAATTTGTTTTGTTCGCACGTCTGCACGTTGTAGATATTAAAAGGATGTCTGACACTGGCGATCGAAAATCAAGCTGTGGCTCATCCTTAACTTGTCATGCTTTAAGGTTAAGACCCGGCCAGAACATCACAGATGAAATTGTCAGATATGTGAAAGAAAATGAACTGAAAGCTGCGTTTATTCTAACATGCTGTGGAAGCGTCACTAAAGCAACTATTCGCATGGCGAATGCCAGTTCAACAAACACAAACGAAATAAAAACTCTTGATGGGAGACACGAAATTACATCTCTTGTCGGAACTGTTTGTAATTCTGGTGATTTCCATCTTCATGTCACACTGGGTGATGTAGCAGGAAACGCTGTAGCAGGTCACGTCATTGGGGATATGGAGGTTTTCACAACTGCTGAGATTGTACTTGGTGAATGCAACGGCCTGTCGTTTACCAGAGAATTTGACAAAGAAACAGGATTTGATGAATTGTTAATCGGGAAACGAAATTGA